In the Maribacter sp. MJ134 genome, one interval contains:
- a CDS encoding amidohydrolase yields MRIQNVTVISLFLLILSACNGPKNETATLLIYGGPIYTVDTTQTQVEAVATKGDKILFAGTLDEAEVYKDEKTQLIDLKGKTMTPGLIEGHGHFMGLGYNELNLDLMHTKSYQEIVDAVAEKVKTAAPGEWIIGRGWHQSKWDKMPEVTVNGFQTHDLLSAVSPDNPVYLKHASGHASFANAKAMEIAGLQVLSKEGIDKFKVEGGEVMRDELGRPTGIFNERAMTIITEHIPETTAEKDKKAFELAVAACQRNGITGFHDAGIGKETIALYEQMKAEDKMKLRIYAMLTGWDKELLGEWYEKGPMIDPEHLVTIRSVKLNCDGALGSRGAWLLEPYTDRPGHFGHETLPMEFVKETALNGLRNGFQVCAHAIGDRANREILNRYEAAFTELPDTTKDHRFRIEHAQHLHPDDIPRFAELQVIPAMQAVHMSSDRPWAIDRLGEKRIKEGAYMWQTLLQSGIPIVNGTDVPVEPLNPIASLYASVSRKTLKGTPEGGYEPEQKMTRAQALRSYTLDAAYGAFEEDIKGSITAGKLADFTIYNQDLMTVAEDKFLNTEVVMTIFNGEVVYKKE; encoded by the coding sequence ATGCGAATTCAAAATGTAACTGTAATTAGTCTTTTTCTTTTAATACTATCGGCCTGTAACGGCCCAAAAAACGAAACGGCTACCTTACTCATCTACGGTGGACCTATCTATACTGTGGACACGACCCAAACGCAGGTTGAAGCAGTTGCAACTAAGGGAGATAAAATTTTATTTGCGGGGACACTTGATGAAGCTGAGGTCTATAAAGATGAAAAAACGCAACTTATTGATTTAAAGGGCAAAACTATGACGCCCGGACTAATTGAAGGACATGGGCATTTTATGGGGCTAGGTTACAATGAACTGAATCTTGATTTGATGCACACGAAAAGCTATCAAGAGATAGTAGATGCCGTAGCCGAAAAGGTGAAAACGGCCGCTCCAGGAGAATGGATTATAGGTAGGGGCTGGCATCAAAGTAAATGGGATAAAATGCCCGAGGTAACCGTCAACGGATTTCAAACCCATGATTTACTCAGTGCCGTATCTCCAGACAACCCGGTATATCTTAAACACGCTAGTGGGCATGCCAGCTTTGCAAATGCAAAAGCCATGGAAATAGCAGGGTTACAAGTACTGTCGAAAGAAGGTATAGATAAGTTTAAAGTTGAAGGTGGAGAGGTAATGCGTGATGAGTTAGGAAGACCTACGGGGATTTTTAACGAAAGGGCCATGACGATTATTACAGAACATATCCCGGAAACCACAGCGGAAAAGGATAAAAAAGCTTTTGAATTGGCCGTGGCCGCTTGTCAAAGAAATGGAATTACTGGTTTCCACGATGCGGGAATAGGGAAAGAGACCATTGCTTTATATGAGCAAATGAAGGCCGAGGATAAAATGAAACTCAGAATCTATGCCATGCTTACAGGTTGGGATAAAGAATTGTTAGGAGAATGGTATGAAAAAGGACCCATGATAGATCCAGAACATTTGGTTACTATACGTTCCGTAAAACTAAACTGTGACGGTGCATTGGGTTCCCGTGGGGCATGGCTTTTAGAACCTTATACGGACAGACCGGGCCATTTTGGACACGAAACACTTCCTATGGAATTTGTAAAGGAAACCGCTTTGAACGGACTTCGAAATGGCTTTCAGGTTTGCGCCCACGCTATTGGCGATAGGGCCAATAGAGAAATACTGAATCGGTATGAAGCGGCTTTTACTGAATTACCCGATACGACCAAAGACCATAGATTCCGTATTGAACATGCCCAACACTTGCATCCGGATGATATACCACGTTTTGCAGAATTACAGGTAATTCCTGCGATGCAAGCCGTACATATGTCGTCCGATAGACCTTGGGCCATAGACCGCCTTGGAGAAAAACGCATTAAGGAAGGCGCCTATATGTGGCAAACTTTATTGCAAAGTGGCATTCCTATTGTTAACGGAACGGATGTGCCTGTAGAACCTTTAAATCCTATAGCCAGTCTGTACGCCAGCGTAAGTCGTAAAACTTTAAAAGGTACACCCGAAGGGGGTTATGAACCTGAACAAAAAATGACAAGAGCCCAGGCTTTACGGTCGTATACCTTGGACGCTGCCTACGGTGCTTTTGAGGAGGATATTAAAGGGTCGATTACGGCGGGCAAGTTGGCAGATTTCACTATTTATAACCAAGATCTTATGACCGTCGCCGAGGATAAGTTTTTGAATACCGAAGTAGTGATGACCATTTTTAATGGAGAAGTGGTCTATAAGAAGGAGTAA
- a CDS encoding aminopeptidase P family protein, whose product MKYDQIPNSLFIKNRKKFTAQMRPKSIAVFNSNDIYPISADSTMPFEQHRDIFYLSGADQEETILLLFPDAMDKKHREILFVRETNEHIAIWEGAKLTKEQATKVSGIETIYWLSDFDKVFFDLMTEAETIYFNTNEHYRQAVETQTREDRFIIDCKKKFPAHTVAKSNPILQKIRGVKEPEEIAMMLTACSITEKGFRRLLGFIRPGVWEYEIEAELLHEFIRNRSKGFAYSPIIASGNNANVLHYLENNQQCQSGDLILMDVAAEYANYSSDLTRTIPVNGKFSKRQKEVYNAVLRVKNEATKMLIPGTIWAEYHKECGKLMTSELLGLGLLDKGDVQNEDPNWPAYKKYFMHGTSHHIGLNTHDYGELKTPMEANMVFTVEPGIYIPAEKMGVRLEDDVVIQEKGEPINLMATIPIEVEEIEELMAD is encoded by the coding sequence ATGAAATACGACCAAATCCCTAATTCACTTTTTATAAAGAACCGGAAGAAGTTCACGGCGCAAATGCGTCCAAAAAGCATAGCCGTTTTTAATTCCAACGATATCTATCCCATCAGTGCGGACAGCACCATGCCTTTTGAGCAACATCGGGATATTTTTTATCTAAGTGGAGCGGACCAAGAAGAAACGATTCTGCTACTGTTCCCGGATGCCATGGATAAAAAACACCGGGAAATACTCTTTGTTCGAGAAACAAACGAGCACATTGCCATTTGGGAAGGCGCAAAACTTACTAAGGAACAAGCGACTAAAGTATCTGGCATTGAAACGATTTATTGGCTATCTGATTTTGACAAGGTGTTTTTTGATTTGATGACGGAGGCAGAAACCATTTATTTTAACACCAACGAGCATTACCGCCAGGCAGTGGAAACACAGACCAGGGAAGACCGGTTTATTATAGATTGTAAAAAGAAATTCCCAGCACATACCGTCGCGAAAAGCAATCCCATTTTGCAAAAAATCAGAGGGGTAAAAGAGCCGGAGGAAATTGCTATGATGTTAACGGCCTGTTCCATTACGGAAAAAGGTTTCCGTAGATTGCTGGGATTCATAAGGCCAGGCGTTTGGGAATATGAAATCGAGGCGGAACTGTTGCACGAATTTATCCGAAACCGCTCTAAGGGATTTGCCTATTCGCCTATTATTGCCTCGGGGAACAATGCTAACGTGTTACATTATTTGGAGAACAATCAACAATGCCAATCTGGAGACCTTATTCTTATGGATGTAGCTGCAGAATATGCCAATTACTCAAGTGATCTAACACGTACCATTCCGGTAAACGGCAAATTCTCCAAACGTCAGAAAGAAGTATATAACGCGGTACTCCGCGTAAAGAATGAGGCGACTAAAATGCTGATACCCGGAACCATTTGGGCAGAATACCACAAAGAATGCGGAAAACTAATGACTTCGGAATTACTTGGTTTAGGTTTGTTGGATAAGGGAGATGTTCAAAATGAAGACCCCAATTGGCCTGCCTATAAAAAATACTTTATGCATGGAACCAGTCATCATATTGGTTTAAACACCCATGATTATGGCGAGTTAAAAACGCCAATGGAGGCGAATATGGTCTTTACGGTAGAGCCTGGAATTTATATTCCGGCAGAAAAGATGGGGGTTCGTTTGGAAGATGATGTGGTTATCCAAGAAAAAGGAGAACCCATTAACCTTATGGCTACCATTCCCATTGAAGTGGAGGAGATTGAGGAATTAATGGCGGATTAG
- a CDS encoding M20/M25/M40 family metallo-hydrolase codes for MKQTALLILCACILSACGETKKEETQAELFARIDTEIKQNAKVYSTLKEATETIGHRLTGSENGAKAEEYTFNKFKEYGFDDVAYQTFEVEAWARESVALEIDGAPVKVVTLGHSPIKAEVTAEIVDMGNGLEADYLADPEAVKGKISLIYINILEGSPEGLTNLHRSEKTSLAMKYGARGVIIINQVPNGVLLTGTASVTGALIPIPAVCIGMEDGMALKEKLKDKSISAHIQMTNKSDIIKARNVVATLKGSEIPEEEIVIGGHLDSWDLATGAIDNGIGAFAVLDIARAFKANNLNPKRTVKFIMFMGEEQGLLGSTYLVEEAIKNNTIEQIKYMMNLDMSGNPIGMNAGGKLEDEAFFKDLGAAIQQQDTIYQNTFSNRSGLHSDHQPFMLEGVPILSVHSNLDRSIYGCYHSDCDDFNLVNETHVTNTSRFGTMMLYALADAPKLPATKMDSETTKQFMIDNNLKEKLMIGGDWKWEE; via the coding sequence ATGAAACAAACGGCACTCCTGATCCTATGCGCATGTATTCTTAGCGCCTGTGGCGAAACAAAAAAAGAAGAAACGCAAGCGGAACTTTTTGCTCGTATCGATACTGAAATAAAACAGAATGCAAAAGTGTACAGTACGCTAAAGGAAGCTACAGAAACCATTGGTCATAGACTTACGGGTTCCGAAAACGGGGCTAAAGCCGAAGAATACACTTTTAATAAATTCAAGGAGTATGGTTTTGACGATGTGGCCTACCAAACCTTTGAAGTGGAGGCTTGGGCAAGGGAATCCGTGGCTTTGGAAATAGACGGAGCGCCTGTTAAAGTGGTCACCTTAGGACACTCTCCCATTAAAGCGGAGGTTACTGCCGAGATTGTAGATATGGGCAACGGACTGGAGGCCGATTATTTAGCGGACCCCGAAGCGGTAAAAGGAAAAATATCCTTGATATATATTAATATTTTAGAAGGAAGCCCCGAGGGGTTAACCAACCTGCACCGTAGCGAAAAAACTTCTTTAGCTATGAAATATGGGGCGAGAGGTGTTATCATTATTAATCAAGTGCCCAATGGAGTGCTACTAACGGGAACGGCTTCCGTTACGGGAGCACTTATCCCCATTCCTGCGGTATGCATTGGCATGGAAGATGGTATGGCCTTAAAAGAAAAGTTGAAGGATAAAAGTATATCGGCGCATATTCAAATGACCAATAAAAGTGATATTATAAAAGCTAGGAACGTAGTAGCAACTTTAAAAGGTAGTGAAATACCTGAAGAAGAAATTGTCATCGGCGGGCATTTGGATTCTTGGGATTTGGCAACGGGAGCCATAGACAACGGTATCGGTGCTTTTGCCGTTCTGGATATTGCCAGGGCATTTAAGGCGAATAATCTGAACCCTAAAAGGACGGTAAAATTCATCATGTTCATGGGAGAAGAACAAGGTTTGTTAGGGTCTACCTATCTCGTGGAAGAAGCAATTAAAAATAATACCATTGAGCAGATAAAATATATGATGAACCTGGATATGTCCGGAAATCCCATTGGCATGAATGCCGGGGGGAAACTAGAGGATGAAGCATTTTTTAAAGATTTAGGGGCCGCCATACAGCAACAGGATACCATTTATCAGAATACCTTTTCCAATCGTTCCGGATTGCACAGTGATCATCAGCCATTTATGTTAGAAGGTGTTCCTATCCTATCGGTTCATAGTAATCTAGACCGTTCCATTTATGGTTGCTACCATTCCGATTGTGACGACTTTAATCTAGTTAATGAAACCCATGTAACCAACACCTCACGCTTTGGAACCATGATGTTGTACGCACTTGCTGATGCGCCCAAACTTCCTGCAACTAAAATGGATAGCGAGACAACCAAGCAGTTCATGATAGACAATAACTTGAAGGAAAAACTAATGATTGGAGGCGATTGGAAATGGGAAGAGTAA
- the thiL gene encoding thiamine-phosphate kinase gives MIEDKNREKTSLEKLGEFGLIAHLTKDYPVHHKSTIKAIGDDAAVLDFNSKKTVVSTDLLIEGIHFDLSYMPLKHLGYKAVMVNLSDIYAMNAMATQITVSLAVSNRFPLEALEELYAGIRLACKTYGVDLIGGDTTSSKTGMLLSVTAIGEAEEKDITYRSGAKANDLLVVTGDLGGAYMGLQVLEREKEVFKVNPNSQPDLDPYSYIIERQLKPEARKDMITLLQKLDVLPTSMIDISDGLSSEILHLCKNSTVGCNLYEDKIPLDPTVISSCEEFHMDSTMVALSGGEDYELLFTIDQSDFDKIKGNPNLTVIGHMTNADQGANLITRAETKIPLTAQGWNSFDNS, from the coding sequence ATGATAGAAGATAAGAATAGGGAAAAAACATCATTGGAAAAATTAGGGGAATTTGGTTTGATAGCACATCTTACAAAAGACTATCCTGTTCATCATAAATCCACAATAAAGGCTATTGGAGATGATGCGGCCGTATTGGATTTCAATTCAAAAAAAACCGTTGTCTCAACAGATCTATTAATAGAGGGCATTCATTTTGACCTCAGTTATATGCCCTTGAAGCATTTGGGTTACAAGGCCGTCATGGTCAACCTGTCGGACATTTATGCCATGAATGCCATGGCCACACAAATAACGGTTTCCCTTGCGGTTTCTAATCGGTTTCCTTTAGAGGCGTTGGAAGAACTTTATGCAGGAATACGCCTGGCATGCAAAACCTATGGTGTTGATTTAATAGGTGGCGATACCACATCTTCCAAAACAGGAATGCTACTTAGTGTTACCGCAATCGGTGAAGCAGAAGAGAAGGACATTACGTACCGTTCGGGAGCCAAAGCAAACGACTTACTGGTAGTAACCGGTGATCTAGGCGGTGCCTATATGGGGCTTCAGGTTTTAGAGCGGGAGAAAGAGGTATTCAAAGTAAATCCCAACAGTCAGCCAGATTTAGACCCCTATTCCTACATCATAGAACGCCAATTAAAACCAGAGGCACGCAAGGATATGATAACGCTACTTCAAAAATTAGATGTGCTTCCTACTTCCATGATTGATATCAGCGATGGTCTTTCTTCTGAGATTTTACATCTCTGCAAGAACAGTACGGTAGGTTGTAATCTATATGAAGATAAAATTCCCTTGGACCCAACGGTAATATCCAGCTGTGAAGAGTTTCATATGGACAGTACCATGGTAGCCTTAAGTGGAGGTGAAGATTATGAACTCTTATTTACCATTGACCAATCCGACTTTGACAAAATAAAAGGAAATCCGAACTTAACGGTAATCGGTCATATGACCAACGCTGATCAAGGTGCTAATTTAATTACGAGGGCGGAAACTAAAATTCCGTTGACGGCTCAAGGATGGAATTCGTTCGATAATTCTTAA
- the brnQ gene encoding branched-chain amino acid transport system II carrier protein, producing the protein MTNTKETLVTAFALFSLFFGAGNLLLPPLLGYNAGEDWMWVTFGFMITAVVIPILGILAHARLQGTMYDFGKKVSPTFSTVYCIIVYLISITIPSPRTASATHEMAIHPVFGTSPLLTSGIYFALVLVFVLNRSKILNFIGKFLTPLIVIMLFGVIGIGLFTSDGLMNVSSFDAPVVSGILEGYQTFDAIGAVVVGAVVIISLNLKGLTSFEAKKEMIRKSGFIAGLGLLLIYAGLISVGSFFGSDIQIDNALSNDMQRANLLRGISIASLGAFGNKVLSMLIALACFTTAVGIVTGTADYFKGLFKGSQKAYIITGIVACCIGVLIGQLNFHAIVVIAIPALMFIYPITIILILLNVLPEKLASAKVFKAVVITTMIFSIPDFLATIGLAEAVSNLQDYIPLSTFSLGWVLPAVTVFIIMNLISNAKRTI; encoded by the coding sequence ATGACCAACACCAAAGAAACCCTAGTCACAGCTTTTGCCTTATTCTCCCTTTTTTTTGGGGCGGGTAACCTCCTACTGCCTCCGCTTTTAGGTTATAATGCAGGAGAAGATTGGATGTGGGTAACCTTTGGTTTTATGATAACGGCAGTGGTTATTCCTATTCTTGGAATTTTGGCACACGCCAGACTGCAAGGCACGATGTACGACTTTGGAAAAAAAGTGTCTCCCACATTCAGTACGGTTTATTGCATTATCGTTTATCTTATTTCTATTACCATACCTTCTCCAAGAACGGCCTCTGCAACACATGAAATGGCCATACATCCCGTGTTTGGTACGAGTCCGTTATTGACCAGCGGCATTTATTTTGCTCTGGTTCTGGTATTTGTTCTGAACCGTTCTAAAATATTGAATTTCATCGGTAAGTTCTTAACACCTCTTATTGTTATTATGCTTTTCGGCGTAATAGGAATCGGTTTGTTCACTTCTGATGGACTAATGAACGTATCTTCTTTTGATGCTCCCGTGGTCAGCGGAATTCTAGAAGGTTATCAAACTTTTGATGCCATCGGTGCCGTAGTCGTTGGAGCTGTAGTTATTATATCATTGAATCTAAAGGGACTAACTTCCTTTGAGGCAAAAAAGGAAATGATACGTAAATCTGGTTTTATTGCCGGTTTGGGGTTGCTTCTAATATATGCAGGTTTAATTTCTGTAGGTTCTTTTTTTGGTTCTGATATTCAAATTGATAATGCCCTAAGCAACGATATGCAACGGGCCAATCTCCTTCGTGGAATTAGCATTGCTTCGTTAGGAGCTTTTGGAAACAAGGTCTTGAGTATGCTAATTGCACTCGCTTGTTTTACTACTGCTGTTGGCATCGTTACAGGTACTGCGGACTATTTTAAGGGACTCTTCAAGGGGTCACAAAAGGCCTATATTATCACGGGAATAGTGGCTTGTTGTATCGGGGTGTTGATAGGTCAGTTAAATTTTCACGCTATCGTTGTCATTGCCATTCCCGCTTTAATGTTCATCTATCCTATTACTATCATACTGATACTACTGAATGTTCTGCCCGAGAAATTAGCATCTGCCAAAGTATTCAAAGCTGTAGTGATTACGACTATGATTTTTAGCATTCCAGATTTTTTAGCCACGATTGGCCTCGCAGAAGCGGTTTCAAACCTCCAAGACTATATTCCCTTGAGCACCTTTAGCCTAGGATGGGTATTACCCGCTGTAACAGTTTTTATTATTATGAATTTGATAAGTAATGCCAAAAGGACTATATAA
- a CDS encoding M28 family peptidase: protein MKKQLFFLCFLILTLGCSQEQVPQPTSDDYFKIIRPEFNGELAYETTAFVEQYWRVAGNTGFNKSVYWIAEHLEKSGYVLENKATDTERLTYRIEKRAMANPTWEPVSASLHIEGEKDPLLLSSTNRNMTYLNSASTPKEGVTAEIVNLDTDTKSSIKGKIVYTESRAGKFYEKMVAEGALGIVTYNNPSYLQPEKNTTSIQFRSLPNQKKTKLWGIALSHAANQRLKTKLEKGSTRAKVVIQTKIYPSEELTVVANIKGKTQPDERLVFSAHIQEPGANDNATGVGVQLEMATLAAKLFQEKKIDLGRTMTFLWGDEIISTRRYILEDKKRATGIKWGISLDMVGENTALTGGSFLIEKMPDPSAIWTRGNDKHSEWGGEVLSLAEMKPHYLNDFIINNFEKQGAYANWEVNTNPFEGGSDHIPFLDADIPGLLLWHFTDQFYHTDNDRLDKVSKETLKNVGTAAIASALTLLNADKSTALAVLKNIEIAATNRLAIEFELSKAAMAKNSNFKEQIKILSAWEDWYHKTMETVRDLHTGSDESLNTAIEAAQQNLKSLVQKQKGKLRQ, encoded by the coding sequence ATGAAAAAGCAGCTATTTTTTCTCTGTTTTTTGATTTTAACCCTTGGCTGTTCCCAAGAGCAGGTTCCTCAACCGACTTCCGATGACTATTTTAAAATAATTCGTCCAGAGTTCAACGGAGAACTGGCTTATGAAACCACTGCTTTTGTAGAACAATACTGGCGGGTGGCGGGCAATACCGGTTTTAATAAAAGTGTATATTGGATTGCAGAACATTTAGAAAAATCAGGATATGTTCTAGAAAATAAAGCAACGGATACGGAACGTCTCACCTACAGAATAGAAAAGCGTGCCATGGCAAACCCTACTTGGGAACCGGTTTCGGCATCGCTCCATATTGAAGGGGAAAAGGACCCCTTACTCCTTTCCTCCACCAATAGAAATATGACCTATCTCAATTCTGCTTCTACTCCAAAAGAAGGGGTTACTGCTGAAATAGTGAATTTAGACACCGATACCAAGAGCAGCATCAAAGGGAAAATTGTCTATACCGAGTCCCGCGCGGGTAAATTTTATGAAAAGATGGTTGCCGAAGGCGCATTGGGAATAGTAACCTATAATAACCCATCCTATCTACAGCCAGAAAAAAACACGACCTCCATTCAGTTTAGGAGTCTGCCGAACCAAAAGAAAACAAAACTTTGGGGCATTGCTTTGTCCCATGCGGCCAACCAAAGATTAAAAACGAAATTAGAAAAAGGAAGCACTAGGGCTAAAGTGGTCATACAAACCAAAATCTATCCCTCTGAAGAACTGACCGTAGTAGCTAACATCAAAGGCAAAACCCAACCCGATGAACGCCTGGTTTTTAGCGCACACATTCAGGAACCGGGCGCCAACGATAATGCTACCGGTGTTGGGGTACAGTTAGAAATGGCCACCTTGGCGGCAAAACTGTTTCAAGAGAAAAAAATAGACCTTGGTCGCACCATGACCTTCTTATGGGGAGATGAAATTATTTCTACCCGACGATATATCCTAGAGGATAAAAAAAGAGCTACGGGTATCAAATGGGGTATAAGTCTGGATATGGTAGGAGAAAACACGGCTCTAACGGGAGGTTCGTTCTTAATTGAAAAAATGCCCGACCCAAGTGCTATTTGGACTAGGGGTAATGACAAACATTCAGAATGGGGCGGCGAAGTTTTATCCCTAGCCGAAATGAAACCACATTACCTTAACGATTTTATTATCAATAATTTTGAAAAACAAGGGGCATATGCGAATTGGGAAGTAAATACCAATCCTTTTGAAGGCGGTAGTGACCATATACCATTTCTAGATGCCGATATTCCTGGACTATTACTTTGGCACTTCACGGATCAATTTTATCACACGGATAATGATCGTTTGGACAAGGTTTCCAAAGAGACGCTTAAAAATGTTGGAACAGCAGCAATAGCAAGCGCTCTTACCTTATTGAATGCAGATAAATCTACAGCACTAGCCGTTCTAAAGAATATAGAAATCGCCGCAACAAACAGGCTAGCGATAGAATTTGAACTGAGCAAGGCGGCAATGGCCAAAAATTCCAATTTCAAAGAACAAATAAAAATACTGAGTGCTTGGGAAGATTGGTATCATAAAACTATGGAAACGGTAAGGGATTTGCATACTGGTTCCGATGAAAGCTTAAATACTGCTATTGAAGCGGCGCAGCAAAATTTAAAGTCTTTAGTTCAAAAACAAAAGGGAAAATTAAGGCAATAA